A segment of the Sphingomonas cannabina genome:
TGCTCGCGATCTTGTGCGCACTAGGAGCTAGCGCATCGTCCGACAGCTCGCCCGCGGTCCAGAAGGACAGCACGCCCCGGAAGGTGAACGCGAGCTGCTCCGGCAGCGTACGGATTGCCACCTCGCGCCTGTTCGCAGCGAGCCCCTCACCATCGCCCAGCGCGCGTGCCCATAATGTCGTCGAGTGCGCCAGCACCGTACCGGGGGACGAAGTCGCCGTGCCGAGCCAGCCCATCACAGCCCGGTTCACGTCCGGTTCCTCGAGCATCACCGCCGCTGCCACATCGACAGCCGACATCACGCGGTCGACGGCATTTTCAAGAGGCGGCGCCGCGTCGAAGCGCTCGATCATGGCATTGATCCGCCGCCCGGACAGCGCGTGCATGATCGCGCCCTTGCTGCCGAACTGATTGAACGGCGTCGCGAAGCTGACGTCTGCCTCGGAGGCTAGGTCGCGCATCGAGAACTCTGCCTTGCCTTCGCGAAGCAGACGCTCGGCTGCATCGATCACGCGCTCGCGCAGCGGCTCGCCTCTTTTGGCAGGCTTGGATGGTCCAGTCTTGCTCGTGGCCATACAGGTATCTATATCATGATATAGTCAATTTCGGAAGCAGAGTAGACCAGTGATTGCCCCCAATCCCAAGACATTCCTGATCACCGGCGTCAGCTCAGGCCTGGGCCGCGCCTTCGCCGCCGAGGCCCTTGAGGCCGGGCACCAGGTCGTTGGCACGGTGCGCCACGACGACGACGCCGCGAATTTCGCCGCGCTCGCACCCGGCCGCGCGCATCCACTGCTCCTGGACATCACCGACTACGATGCCATTCCGGCGGCGGTCGTCGATACCGAGCGTGAGGCCGGCCCCATCGACGTGCTGGTCAACAATGCCGGCTATGGTCACGAAGGCGTGCTCGAGGAGTCGTCCATCGAGGATCTCCGGCGCCAGTTCGCCGCCAACGTGTTCGGGCCGGTGGCGATGATCAAGGCGGTGCTGCCCGGGATGCGGGGTCGCCGGCATGGCCATATCATCAATGTGACGTCGATGGGCGGCTTCATCACCATGCCCGGCATCAGCTTCTATTGCGGAAGCAAGTTCGCGCTCGAGGGTATCTCGGAGGCGCTCGGCAAGGAAGTGGCCGGCTTCGGGATCAAGGTGACGACACTGGCGCCAGGTCAGTTCCGCACCGACTGGGCGGGACGCTCGATGGACCGTACGCCGCGCAGCATCGCCGACTATGATGCAGTGATGGACCCGATCCGCAGTGCACGGCAGGCCAAGAGCGGCAAGCAGCCGGGCGACCCTGCCAGGGCCGCGCGGGCGTTGCTCACCATTGTCGAGGCGCCCAACCCGCCGGTACGGCTATTCTTGGGCGAGGACGCGCTGGCACTGGTGGAGCAGAAGCTGGATGCGATGCGCGCGGAGCTCGCCGACTGGGATGCGCTTTCCCGCTCGACCGGCTTCCCCCTCTGAGCGATTGCGCAGGAGGCTTGAGGAAACGGATCGTCACTGCGAACATAAGCGAGGCCGCGTGTTACCTTTGGGGACCGGCCAGCGATAAGAAGCCATGCGGCGACGCCCCCTCTCGATGCTGACGACGATCCGGCCCGGGACCGGGTTCCGCCGGCTTTGTCCGCCAGCACCATGAAGCGGCTCGATCACGAACCACGAGTGAGCGGCCTATGGAAGCGTTACGCCCGGCAGTGTCCGATCGATCTCGCCTGTGACCGCTGGCGTGATGTCCATCGCGTTGTTCCAGCCATAGGCGTGGTCGCGCTCCATGACGACGCTGCAGGCGGTGCGGGTGACGACGCGGCTGAG
Coding sequences within it:
- a CDS encoding TetR/AcrR family transcriptional regulator → MATSKTGPSKPAKRGEPLRERVIDAAERLLREGKAEFSMRDLASEADVSFATPFNQFGSKGAIMHALSGRRINAMIERFDAAPPLENAVDRVMSAVDVAAAVMLEEPDVNRAVMGWLGTATSSPGTVLAHSTTLWARALGDGEGLAANRREVAIRTLPEQLAFTFRGVLSFWTAGELSDDALAPSAHKIASTLLLGFVD
- a CDS encoding oxidoreductase, with the protein product MIAPNPKTFLITGVSSGLGRAFAAEALEAGHQVVGTVRHDDDAANFAALAPGRAHPLLLDITDYDAIPAAVVDTEREAGPIDVLVNNAGYGHEGVLEESSIEDLRRQFAANVFGPVAMIKAVLPGMRGRRHGHIINVTSMGGFITMPGISFYCGSKFALEGISEALGKEVAGFGIKVTTLAPGQFRTDWAGRSMDRTPRSIADYDAVMDPIRSARQAKSGKQPGDPARAARALLTIVEAPNPPVRLFLGEDALALVEQKLDAMRAELADWDALSRSTGFPL